A single window of Ananas comosus cultivar F153 linkage group 19, ASM154086v1, whole genome shotgun sequence DNA harbors:
- the LOC109724581 gene encoding EH domain-containing protein 1 produces the protein MVMLLGQYSTGKTTFIKHLLKSTYPGAHIGPEPTTDRFVVITSGPDERSIPGNTIAVQADMPYGGLTAFGSAFLSKFECSQMPHPLLEHITFVDTPGVLSGEKQRTQRSYDFTGVTSWFAAKCDLVLLLFDPHKLDISDEFKRVIGSLRGHDDKIRVVLNKADQVDTQQLMRVYGALLWSLGKVLNTPEVMRVYIGSFNDKPVNEAAIGPIGKELFEREQEDLLSDLKDIPKKACDRRINEFVKRARAAKIHAYIISHLKKEMPAMMGKAKTQQRLIDNLEDEFAKVQKEFHLPPGDFPNVEQFREVLSGYNIDKFEKLKPKMVQAVDDMLAFDIPELLRKFRNPYE, from the exons ATGGTCATGCTCTTGGGTCAATATTCTACTGGAAAAACAACATTTATAAAGCATTTGCTGAAATCTACATACCCAG GTGCTCATATTGGACCTGAACCGACAACTGACAGATTTGTTGTAATTACT TCGGGACCGGACGAAAGAAGCATTCCTGGGAACACAATTGCTGTGCAAGCCGACATGCCATATGGTGGCCTTACGGCATTTGGAAGTGCATTCCTATCAAAATTTGAGTGCTCGCAGATGCCACATCCT CTGTTGGAGCACATAACATTTGTGGATACTCCTGGTGTTCTATCTGGCGAAAAACAAAGGACACAACGTAGCTACGATTTTACTGGTGTCACGTCATGGTTTGCAGCAAAATGTGACCTCGTGCTTCTTTTGTTTGATCCTCACAAGCTCGACATCAGTGATGAGTTCAAACGGGTAATTGGATCTCTGCGTGGGCATGATGACAAAATTCGTGTTGTTCTTAATAAGGCAGACCAAGTTGACACCCAACAG CTAATGAGAGTCTATGGAGCATTGTTGTGGTCGCTTGGAAAAGTACTTAACACCCCTGAAGTCATGCGTGTTTATATTGG TTCCTTTAATGACAAACCAGTAAATGAAGCTGCCATTGGTCCAATTGGGAAGGAACTGTTTGAGAGAGAACAAGAGGACCTGCTTTCTGATCTGAAAGATATTCCTAAGAAGGCTTGCGACCGCCGT ATCAATGAATTTGTCAAGCGTGCAAGAGCGGCCAAAATTCATGCTTATATAATCAGCCACTTGAAGAAGGAAATGCCTGCAATGATGGGCAAGGCCAAGACTCAGCAGAGACTCATAGATAACCTCGAGGATGAGTTTGCGAAG GTTCAAAAGGAGTTCCATCTACCACCAGGGGATTTTCCAAATGTCGAGCAGTTCAGAGAGGTTTTAAGTGGCTACAACATCGACAAGTTCGAGAAGCTAAAGCCAAAGATGGTGCAGGCTGTGGATGATATGCTCGCATTTGACATCCCAGAACTCCTCAGAAAATTCAGAAATCCTTATGAATGA
- the LOC109725259 gene encoding uncharacterized protein LOC109725259: MTSTTKLSMKLLVDAKANKVLPPKPKKTCMVDFLFSLVALPVGTIIKLITKESMVGSIANMHQSLENLDSTYFLSDQAKVDLLNPKWDYICPSCKNTMTQEVTGENSNGENGLGVVKGELTYTIMDDLYIRPMSTISSITLLNTSPEPGNLEL; this comes from the exons ATGACCAGCACCACAAAGCTCAGTATGAAGCTCCTAGTCGACGCTAAAGCCAACAAAGTGCTTCCGCCGAAGCCGAAAAAGACGTGCATGGTCGACTTCTTATTCAGCCTCGTCGCGCTTCCAGTCGGGACCATTATAAAGCTCATAACAAAGGAATCCATGGTTGGAAGCATCGCAAACATGCATCAGAGCTTAGAGAACCTCGACTCTACCTACTTCCTCTCCGATCAAGCCAAGGTCGATCTCCTCAACCCGAAG TGGGACTACATATGCCCTTCATGCAAGAATACCATGACACAAGAGGTAACGGGCGAGAATAGTAATGGAGAAAATGGTTTAGGAGTAGTGAAGGGGGAGCTTACGTACACCATAATGGATGATCTCTACATCAGACCCATGTCAACTATATCAAGCATCACCCTGCTTAACACCT CACCAGAACCTGGCAACTTGGAGCTGTAA